In Hymenobacter volaticus, the genomic window TAGCGCATGATGCCGTATTTGTCGAGCAAGATGTGGCGCGGGATGCTGGTTATGCCGAAACGCTTCACAAACCGGGCTGTCTTGTAGTTTGCGAAGCGGTATTGCTCCACATTTTTGGGCAAGTGCTGCTTGGTGGCGCGTTGCCACTTTAAAGCATCCTCATCAATGGAAACATAGATGAAGGCTACGGGCTTGCCGCTATAGTGCTGCCGGAGGGCAGCCGAGGCGGGCATTTCCATGAGGCACGGCAAGCACCAGCTAGCCCAAAAATCCAGGTAAATCATCTTGCCGCGGTGCTTGGCTAGCAACTGAGCTAGAGTTGTTTTCTGACCACTAGGGCTAATGAGAGTATCGGTGTTGGCTAGCTGTTGGTCGGGCATTACCAAGGTCAGCTGATCCTGGCCGGTTAGGCTGCGCACGAAGCGGCTCTCTGGCATCATCCAACTGCGGTAGTCTTTCACTAAGTGTGGCTGGGGCCTGCGGATGCGCTTCGCGTTGTACAGCAGCCAATAGCAGGTCCATTCTTTCTGGTTGCCCGTGTATTCACGCTTAGCCAATGCGTACAAGGCGCCGTATGTGGCTGGTTTACCTTGGGCTAAGGCTAGATATTCCATGAAGTCAGTGGCTACGTAACTCCTACGCTCTGAAACAGATAGAGGCAGAGCCTGTAAGTAGCGAAGCCGCCGAAACTGCGCCAGCACGGAGTCTTGGTACACAGCCGGGAACATCTTGACAGCTCCCGGAAATTTGTACTGTCGAAGAGAACTAGGTACATATGTGGAAGTTGCGTAATACAGCTCTTGATAGCTGTTACCCCGCAACAGAAAAAGAAAAGCTTGCAGTTGTAGCTCACGAGTAAGCGCTGCTACTACCATCGGTCTTACGCCGGGTGTGTTGCGCAATTCGGCCAGCAGCCCGTCAGTAAGTCGCCGCTCATCCTGCCACTGGCACATAAGCTCATCAAGTGTTGGCGGCAAATCACCTAGAAAGGTCTCATACGCCCACGAATCGAGGCTGACGGCATTGTGGCGAATACAGTCGTAGAATTTCAATTCAGCCGCCTGCTTGCCGGAGAAGGTGTACGTATCCGTTGCTTCTACATACCGAACTGTTACTACGTCGCCGGGCCATACAAGCAAGGCCGGCTTTTTTACTCGCACTCTGTAGTGCTCACGGGCAATCCTGACAGTTATTTGGTCGAAAGAGTTTTCGTCGAAAACTACATGAAGCGTGTCTCCTGGCTTAATAGACTTTTGTTTATCCTTGGCAAGAATATCTGTGTAGTAAAACAGAATGGACGTTTCTGTAGTAGCGCTTTGGTTGATAATCAGCGCTTCTTTTCGCTGGGCGTAGCTACTATCTATTGATGCTGCAAAAACCAGAATCACGAGAATCAACCGTCGGATAGCGCGCATAATAGCTCCTTCTAAAGCCAATAAATCAATGTCTTAGCTAAGGCAATATAGTGCTTTGTCGAAGGCAATAAGAATTGGCTTTCATTCGCTGTAGCACCGCACTGTGACCTCGGGTGCTTTGCAATACGCTACTCAGGATACGTACTTGCTCATGGGCGTACGGGCGCTGCCTGCTTAGCTTTGGTGGGCTTTACTGCTTCAAATACATCCACCGGCAGAATATTGCCTTGGGCGTCGAAGCGCATGGGCGAGAGGCAGGTTTCGCGGTTGTAGCCGTTGCCGCCGGGTATTTTGAAGCGGTGGTACGCTATTACCCATTGGTCGGTGCCGGGCACTTGCAGCACCGAGTGGTGGCCGGCGCCTTTCACTACGCCCCGCCCTTCAGCACCGGATTGCTGGCCGCTTTTGTAAACGGGCCCATCGGCGAGCTGGAAGTGGCGTAGGCAACGGAGTAACGTGGGTCGCGGGTGTCGTACTCCGACCACATCAGGTAGTACTTGCCTTGGCGCTTGAACACGAACGAGCCTTCGTTGTAACCTTCGGGTTTAAATTCCAGCACCGCGGCCGGGTCGAAGGATACCATGTCGGAGTTAAGCTTCACCGCGTGGCACTGGCCTTGGCCCCAATAAAGATAGGCCGCGCCATCATCGTCGACCAGCACCATGGGGTCAATCATCTGGCCTTTGAAAGCGCCTTTGGCCACTAGCGGCTTGCCGAGTGGGTCTTTGAAGGGGCCCGTTGGTTTGTCGGCTACCGCTACGCCGATGCTCTGCGCGGCGGAATAGTAGTAGTAGTACTTGCCGTTTTTAGCGGCAATGGCTGGCGCCCATGCCCGTTGGGTGGCCCACTTCAGGTCGCGCGGCAAATCCAGGATGACGCCTTCATTCTTCCATTTCACCAAGTCCTTCGACGACCAACAGGTGAACGAAGTCGATAGCCAGCCCTCGGTGCCATCGGTGGTTGGGTATAGATAGAACGTGTTGCCAAACGCTGCTATATGAGGATCGGCGTACACGCTGGGCAGCGCCGGCGCGGGTGCTTTAAGTGTATCAGGCGAGAGATTCTGGGCTAGGCTTGCGGTAAGAGAGCAGCAGAGGCAGAGCAAGAAAAGGTAATATCGCATATCAGAGAGGGGAAGAATGGCAACAAGGGTTGGCGCCAAATGGCAGCCCGGCTGGTTTGCACTCTTGCTTAATTCTTGCGGGCTTCGCCATCGGTTTTCACTACGTCTAGAATGGGCTTTTCTAGGCCGGCGAGTTTGTCTTGCTGGGGCTTCAGCAGTTCCAACACTACCACTTCGTTGACACCTTTTTTCAGCCATTCGGCGGGCACGTACAGGGTTTGTTGGGGGCCTATTTCCCAATAGCGGCCGAGGTTGTGGCCGTTCAGCCACACGCAGCCTTTACCCCACTGGCTCAGGTCGAAGTACGTGTCGGCCGCTTTGGTGATGGTGAAGGTGCCGCGCCGTAGCACGGGGCCGTTGTCATTGGGCGCAATCTTGCTGGCAACTTTGGCCGCCGCAACGCTAGCAAAGGGCAGGCGGAAATGCTGCCAGTTGGTAAGTTCAGTGCCAGCAAAAGTTACTCGCTCGGTGATGCCTTTGCGGTTTTGGTTGAGGAACGGCCCGAAGTTGAGGCGGCCCAAGTTTTCCACCAGAATATCGAGCCGGACGGTACCTTGGGGCAATGTCAGTTCCACTTGGTCCTGCCCGAGCCGACGGTCCAGGGTGGCAACGCGCTGGCCGTTCACCATCACCACGCCGTAGTCGCGCAGGTCCTTGATGCTGAGTGTTCCTTTACGCCCACCAACTACCTCGGTGCGGTAAAGCACAAAGCCATAATCCTGGTTGAGGGCCTCAAAACTCTGCGGCTTGGCATTGACAATGGGTTTGGGCAAGTCGGCCAAGAGGCTAGTGGCCGAGTTCATATTGATGGCCGGAATGCGCATTGAAGGCTTAGCGGCCGGTACCGGGGGCAGCTTAGCACCTTTGGGCAGGTGCTTTTCGATGACGCCGCGGAAGGCCATGAACTTGGGAGTGGCATTGCCGGCCTCATCAAGGGGCGCGTCATAGTCGTAGCTGCTGATTTGGGGCTCGAACTTGGTGCCTTCGCCTTTGTAGTTGGCTCCGTTCATGAAGCCCCGCGTGGTACCGCCATGAAACATGTACATGTTGATGGAAATACCTGCGGCCAGCACCGAATCGAGGCGCGGGGTGTACTTGGAGACGGGCACCGTGTGGTGCGGCGTGCCCCACCAGTCAAACCAGGCCGGATACCATTCGGCGATGTAGAACGGGCCTTTGCCGCCGTGGTACGTGCGCACCAACTGCTTGACCTTGCGCGGATCATCCCACCCGTTCACGGCGGGTAGCAAGCCGGGCAGATGGCCTTCCTTCACTTTCTCGCCCGGGTCGCACGTGTAAAGCAGCCCATCGAAACCAGCTTCCTTGAACATCTTGCGGTTGAGCGCCAAGTAGTCTTTGTCGCTGGCGTAGAAGCCGTATTCGTTTTCCACCTGCACCATTAGCACCGGCCCGCCGTGGTTGACTTGCAGCGGCGCCAACTGCTTGGCTACTTCCTTCAGGTAACGGCCATAGGCAGCAATGTACTTAGGGTCTTTGCTGCGGACCACTAGGCTTTTGTCTTTTTGCAGCCAATAGGGGTAGCCGCCAAATTCCCACTCGGCGCATACGTACGGGCTCGGCCGAAGCACCACCCACATACCTTCTTCCTGCGCAATCTTCACGAAGGCGGCAATGTCGTTGTTGCCAGTGAAGTTGTATTTGCCGGGTTCGGGCTCGTGCAGATTCCAGAACACGTAGGTGCCGATGGTGTTCAAGCCCATGGCCTTGGCCATTTTCATGCGGTGCCGCCACGCCTCGCGCGGAATGCGGGGGTAGTGCAACTCGCCCGAAATCATTTGGAACGGCTTGCCATCGAGCAGAAAATTCTCGTCGCCTAACGTAAAGGTATGCTTGGCTGGCTTGGCTTTGGTTTGAGCCTGCGCCGCCGGATTCAGGGCTAGGCTGCTTAGCAGCGCAGCTCCTATCAGGTACTTATGTATCATGCTCGCTATAATTGTTTGCTGAAGTGTCCCAAGTCCCACTGCTCTAGCCAGTCAATAGTAGGCTGGCCGGCCTTAAACTGTACCGGCAGCCACAGATAGCGGCTGTCTTTCAAGTCTTTCGGATTCCACCGATCGGCCATGAAGATATACGCATCTTTCTTACCTGGTACTGGCAACACATAAGTGGATTGGCCGCCATAGGTGAGCTTGGCGTTCGGGCCGGTCATGGGGTCGCCGAGCAACTGCCAGGGCCCAAACAAGTTATCGGCCACATGCAAGGAAGCTTCGTTGGGCGCCCAGCCCGTGCAGCCACTCGTAAGTAAGTAGTACTTCCCGCCTTGCTTGAACACGGCTGGCGCCTCGCGGTGCTTGGCAAAGAGCAGCGAATCTTGCGTGGTGGGCGTGAGGTAGTCGGCCGACAGTCGAGCTAGACGCAAGTCGTAGTTTTCGCGGCTAGAGTAGATGTGGTAAGCCGCACCGTCATCGTCCACGAACAGGCCCATGTCGCGCGACATATTGCCGTTGGGCCGGAAGCTGCTCACGTACCGAAACGGGCCAGTAGGTTTGTCGGCCACGGCCACGCCGGCGCGGGCGGCTTTGTAACTCTGGCCCTTTAGCTCCAGGTGAAACCACATCACATACTTGCCGGTCTTTTGGTTGTAAATCACCTTGGGGCGCTCCATCAGGCAACCGGCCGCAATGTCGCTCTGCGCGTCGGTGGCCGGCGTCAGGGCCACGCCTTCGTATTTCCAGTTGTAGAGGTCTTTCGAGGAATACACGTTCACTCCTTCTTCTTGGTGCTGGGCCCGTTTTTCGCCGTACCAGTAGTACGTATTGCCCACTAGCAGTACGCCCCCGCCATGAGCGTTAATGAGGTTGCCCTCGGTGTCGTACCACAGCTCGCCGGGCTTGAAGGCAGTGTTTTTTGCCTTTGAAGTTGACGACGCAGTTTGAGCTTTGGCCGTTGGGGCACTCCATGCCAAACAGCACCCGAGCAGAAGGTATAGAAACTGTTTCATAGGGACGTATGACTTTGAAAGCAAACTATTCAGTTACACGAGCAAAAGCTAGGCGCCCAAATCTGGCGAGTACCAATCAAAAGAAGTTACGCAAGTAGCCTCAAGAAGTACTCGTTTGCTTGTGCCATCCCTTCAAAAATAGCGCGGGTTTGGTCCCACCATACGGGTTGTTTTCGCCAAAAAGGGGGTCAAATGCACCGGGGTTGTTTGGCCTGACTGCGCAGTCGTGGTGCGGCTATATGAGTTGATTGGAACGGTTAAATCACAACCTGATTAAAAACCACCCCTTATTCCCTGAATATAGCCCCCAATTTCTGTTGGCTTCCGCCTACTATTGTGGCTACTGTGTTTCTTGCCCATCCGCTCTTTCCGTTTTCACTATGCTCCGCAACTCCCACTTTTGGCAGCTACTCTCGTCCGAGCCGCTTGTTTTACGCTTCACACGTAAGTAGCCGTCTTCGCTGCCCCGCTCTATGAAACGACGCTCCTTTGTTACGCAGGCTGTGACTGGCTTATCGGCTTTGGCCTTGCCCGCACCAGCTTGGGCAACTCCTGATCAGGCTGCCGATAAATTTTCAGCTAAAGTTTCCGACCGTACGTATTGGCTGAACACCCTGCTCCGGGTAGCTGACCCGGTGCTGGCGGCCGGAGCGCAAGCCCGACTCAAAGCCACCATGCCCATAGAAGCTGCCCCTGGTCAGCAGGAAGGCCGCCGCAGCGTGTCGCACTTAGAGGCGTTGGGCCGCACCCTCGCGGGCTTGGCACCCTGGCTGGAGATGAAAGGCGCCACCGGCGACGAGGCGACGCGCCAAAAGCGCTATGCGGAACTGGCGCGTCAGGCTATTAGCCACGGGGTTGACCCTAAATCTCCAGATTTTCTGAATTTCAACCAGGGCGGCCAGCCTGTAGTTGACGCTGCCTTTCTGGCGCATGCCTTGTTGCGGGCGCCCACGCAGCTTTGGGAGCAACTACCAGCCGCTACCCAAACGCAGCTAGTGCAAGCGCTCCAGAGTAGCCGCGTTATCAAGCCGGTGTACAGCAATTGGCTGCTGTTCAGTGCCATTATTGAGGCGGCGCTGCTGAAGTTCACGGGCTCCGGCGACCTGATGCGCATGGACTACGCCATCAAGCAGCACCAGCTCTGGTACAAGGGCGACGGCACCTACGGTGACGGCCCCGACTACCATTGGGACTATTATAACAGCTACGTCATCCAGCCCATGCTGCTCGACGTAGTAGCCACGCTGGTGCAAGCCGGCAAGGAACGCCCGGAAATGCTTGACACGTTGCGGGCCCGTGCCCGGCGCTACGCCGTCGTGCAGGAGCGTCTGGTAGCCCCCGATGGGTCGTTTGCGGCCTTCGGTCGGTCGTTGGCGTATCGGTGCGGCGCGTTTCAGCATTTGGCTCAGATGGCCTTGCAACAGCAACTCCCCCCTGAATTACCCGCTGGCCAGGTTCGCAGTGCCCTTACGGCCGTTATCCGGCGCACCATGGAGCCGCGCGGCACCTTTGATGCGCAGGGCTGGCTGCAAATAGGCTTATGTGGCCACCAGCCCGGTATTGGCGAAACCTACATTTCCACCGGCAGCCTCTATTTGTGTTCCACTGCCTTCCTCCCGTTAGGCCTCCCTCCCACCGACACCTTCTGGACCAGCCCCCGCAGGATTGGACCGCCAAACAAATCTGGTCGGGGCAGAACGTAAAAACTGACCACGCTTTGTAACCTAACTCCAAACCGCAAGCAGTTAATATTAGATGCGGAAGCCTTGCTGTCTCCGACTCAGCAACCGCCCAAGCAGCTTGCCTTGGGTTTCCAGCAGTTCCGGCGTGCGAGTCAGTGCCTCAGCTAGCGGCATGGGCGCTGGCAGGATGGATGTAGCGTAGAGCACATTGGGGTCGGCTAGTACGTCCTCAGCATTTTGCAGAGTACCGCATACCAGGATGACGGGCACTTGATGTTGAGTAGCCAATGCCAGCAGCCGCGCCAGTAGCTTGCCTTGCCAGGTTTGAGCATCGATGCGGCCTTCTCCGGTAATCAGCAGGTCACTGGCTTGTAAGAGGTCAGCGGCATGCGTGATGTCGAGAATCCAGTCGGCGGCAGAGGTGATGCTGGCTTTTAGGAAACACGCCGCTCCGCCGCCCATTCCGCCACCGGCCCCACTTCCGGCAAGCGCCTGCACATCGGTGCCAAAAGTAGTCTGCAATACCTCAGCAAAATGGCGCAAACCTGCGTCGAGGTGGGCAATAGCTGCGGCGTCGGCGCCCTTCTGCGCCGCAAATACATGTGCCGCGCCCGTCGGGCCATGAAACGGGTTGGTAACATCGGTCACGACGCGGCAAGATACTTCTGCCAGGCGCGGGTGCACGTGGCTGCCATCAATTCGGCGGATACGTACCAAGTGTTCACCGGTAGGTGGTACAGGCTGGTCGTTTTCGTCCCAAAAGGTGTAGCCTAGGGCCGTGGCCAACCCAATGCCGGCATCGTTGGTGGCGCTGCCGCCTACTGTCAGTACCAAGTGGCGGGCTCCGCGGGTTAGCGCATTGGCTACTAGTTCGCCGGTGCCAAGCGTGGTGGTTTGGCGGGCGTTGCGCTCTGTAGCCGCCAGCAGTTCCAGACCCGAAGCTCGCGCCATTTCTATCACGGCAGTGGCCGTAGACGGCAGCCACAAGTAGTGGGCTTGAATCGGGCGAAACAATGGGTCGTGCACCGTACACTCCACAAACTCACCGCTGAGTACCGTGGCTAAGGTTTCGAGGGTGCCTTCGCCCCCATCGGCCAAGGGCAGTAGCTGGCAGTTGGCAGCTGGAAAGGTTTGCTGCAAACCACGCCGCAGAAACTCACAAACCAGCGGTGCAGCCAAGGCATCTTTGAAAGAATCCGGGGCAATCAAGATGTTCATAGACAATGAGCAGAACAAAATTTCTGGCTAATACGAAGGCGGGGCCAGCAACTTAGGATAGGCAATTTCAGGATATTGAATTCCTGCTACTGCACGAGGCCCTGCTACAACTGCTTGCGCAAAGCAATCCGCTCGAAACCATACCCGCAGGCCACGCCTACACTGTAGCAGAGCAAGTCGCTCCACAGAAAGCCATGCCCAAGTACCAAACTACCCGGTATGGTATTGCGAAGCCAGTCAAGCCAAGGCGTGTGGTAGAGCTGACTGGTCTCGATGGCGAAAGCAAGAAGCAACGCTATGCCCGCAACACGCCGGCTGGTCCAGTATGGGTAGCAGAAGCCGA contains:
- a CDS encoding TlpA family protein disulfide reductase, which produces MRAIRRLILVILVFAASIDSSYAQRKEALIINQSATTETSILFYYTDILAKDKQKSIKPGDTLHVVFDENSFDQITVRIAREHYRVRVKKPALLVWPGDVVTVRYVEATDTYTFSGKQAAELKFYDCIRHNAVSLDSWAYETFLGDLPPTLDELMCQWQDERRLTDGLLAELRNTPGVRPMVVAALTRELQLQAFLFLLRGNSYQELYYATSTYVPSSLRQYKFPGAVKMFPAVYQDSVLAQFRRLRYLQALPLSVSERRSYVATDFMEYLALAQGKPATYGALYALAKREYTGNQKEWTCYWLLYNAKRIRRPQPHLVKDYRSWMMPESRFVRSLTGQDQLTLVMPDQQLANTDTLISPSGQKTTLAQLLAKHRGKMIYLDFWASWCLPCLMEMPASAALRQHYSGKPVAFIYVSIDEDALKWQRATKQHLPKNVEQYRFANYKTARFVKRFGITSIPRHILLDKYGIMRYAEAPRPDDPELKTHIATFLAR
- a CDS encoding family 43 glycosylhydrolase — protein: MKGAGHHSVLQVPGTDQWVIAYHRFKIPGGNGYNRETCLSPMRFDAQGNILPVDVFEAVKPTKAKQAAPVRP
- a CDS encoding family 43 glycosylhydrolase; its protein translation is MRYYLFLLCLCCSLTASLAQNLSPDTLKAPAPALPSVYADPHIAAFGNTFYLYPTTDGTEGWLSTSFTCWSSKDLVKWKNEGVILDLPRDLKWATQRAWAPAIAAKNGKYYYYYSAAQSIGVAVADKPTGPFKDPLGKPLVAKGAFKGQMIDPMVLVDDDGAAYLYWGQGQCHAVKLNSDMVSFDPAAVLEFKPEGYNEGSFVFKRQGKYYLMWSEYDTRDPRYSVAYATSSSPMGPFTKAASNPVLKGGA
- a CDS encoding glycoside hydrolase family 35 protein, whose protein sequence is MIHKYLIGAALLSSLALNPAAQAQTKAKPAKHTFTLGDENFLLDGKPFQMISGELHYPRIPREAWRHRMKMAKAMGLNTIGTYVFWNLHEPEPGKYNFTGNNDIAAFVKIAQEEGMWVVLRPSPYVCAEWEFGGYPYWLQKDKSLVVRSKDPKYIAAYGRYLKEVAKQLAPLQVNHGGPVLMVQVENEYGFYASDKDYLALNRKMFKEAGFDGLLYTCDPGEKVKEGHLPGLLPAVNGWDDPRKVKQLVRTYHGGKGPFYIAEWYPAWFDWWGTPHHTVPVSKYTPRLDSVLAAGISINMYMFHGGTTRGFMNGANYKGEGTKFEPQISSYDYDAPLDEAGNATPKFMAFRGVIEKHLPKGAKLPPVPAAKPSMRIPAINMNSATSLLADLPKPIVNAKPQSFEALNQDYGFVLYRTEVVGGRKGTLSIKDLRDYGVVMVNGQRVATLDRRLGQDQVELTLPQGTVRLDILVENLGRLNFGPFLNQNRKGITERVTFAGTELTNWQHFRLPFASVAAAKVASKIAPNDNGPVLRRGTFTITKAADTYFDLSQWGKGCVWLNGHNLGRYWEIGPQQTLYVPAEWLKKGVNEVVVLELLKPQQDKLAGLEKPILDVVKTDGEARKN
- a CDS encoding glycoside hydrolase family 43 protein, with the translated sequence MKQFLYLLLGCCLAWSAPTAKAQTASSTSKAKNTAFKPGELWYDTEGNLINAHGGGVLLVGNTYYWYGEKRAQHQEEGVNVYSSKDLYNWKYEGVALTPATDAQSDIAAGCLMERPKVIYNQKTGKYVMWFHLELKGQSYKAARAGVAVADKPTGPFRYVSSFRPNGNMSRDMGLFVDDDGAAYHIYSSRENYDLRLARLSADYLTPTTQDSLLFAKHREAPAVFKQGGKYYLLTSGCTGWAPNEASLHVADNLFGPWQLLGDPMTGPNAKLTYGGQSTYVLPVPGKKDAYIFMADRWNPKDLKDSRYLWLPVQFKAGQPTIDWLEQWDLGHFSKQL
- a CDS encoding DUF2264 domain-containing protein; its protein translation is MKRRSFVTQAVTGLSALALPAPAWATPDQAADKFSAKVSDRTYWLNTLLRVADPVLAAGAQARLKATMPIEAAPGQQEGRRSVSHLEALGRTLAGLAPWLEMKGATGDEATRQKRYAELARQAISHGVDPKSPDFLNFNQGGQPVVDAAFLAHALLRAPTQLWEQLPAATQTQLVQALQSSRVIKPVYSNWLLFSAIIEAALLKFTGSGDLMRMDYAIKQHQLWYKGDGTYGDGPDYHWDYYNSYVIQPMLLDVVATLVQAGKERPEMLDTLRARARRYAVVQERLVAPDGSFAAFGRSLAYRCGAFQHLAQMALQQQLPPELPAGQVRSALTAVIRRTMEPRGTFDAQGWLQIGLCGHQPGIGETYISTGSLYLCSTAFLPLGLPPTDTFWTSPRRIGPPNKSGRGRT
- a CDS encoding glycerate kinase — its product is MNILIAPDSFKDALAAPLVCEFLRRGLQQTFPAANCQLLPLADGGEGTLETLATVLSGEFVECTVHDPLFRPIQAHYLWLPSTATAVIEMARASGLELLAATERNARQTTTLGTGELVANALTRGARHLVLTVGGSATNDAGIGLATALGYTFWDENDQPVPPTGEHLVRIRRIDGSHVHPRLAEVSCRVVTDVTNPFHGPTGAAHVFAAQKGADAAAIAHLDAGLRHFAEVLQTTFGTDVQALAGSGAGGGMGGGAACFLKASITSAADWILDITHAADLLQASDLLITGEGRIDAQTWQGKLLARLLALATQHQVPVILVCGTLQNAEDVLADPNVLYATSILPAPMPLAEALTRTPELLETQGKLLGRLLSRRQQGFRI
- a CDS encoding ribosomal maturation YjgA family protein — protein: MGLASRKFAFALPTLVAAYAGDTLWALLVCWLLGFCYPYWTSRRVAGIALLLAFAIETSQLYHTPWLDWLRNTIPGSLVLGHGFLWSDLLCYSVGVACGYGFERIALRKQL